The Brienomyrus brachyistius isolate T26 chromosome 9, BBRACH_0.4, whole genome shotgun sequence genome contains the following window.
GGAATGTTTGGCAGGATAAATGTCTGAGTGATCTCTGTTTTTTGTTGTCATTATTAATACCCTGTTCTTGTTTGTATAAATCTATATCTGATTGACCgactaattattataattacaaTTGAATTATAGTTTTTGCTCAttcaaactcttttttttttggttgagtATACCATCAGATTATGGTCAGTGTCTAACATTTCAGTTGTATGTTGCCATATGCCTAGTAGTATGGATGAAAACCTGTGTGGCATTAGGAAAACAAGTATGCCAAGaggattcattttatttatgacTGTTGGAACTGAAGTATATGGTATTTTCGGTTATGATATAGAGAATGTGcctttaatgaaaacattcattTCTTGCCTCACCATTTGCCAGTCGTTTGTTGCGTTTTGGTGAGTCTGGAAAGAGGGTAACTCTGTTCCGCTCCCTCTTTCAGAATCAGCTCTCCCATGCTGCTCATCGCCCTGGCTGTGTTTCTCGGTGCCTTCTACATCATCCACCTTAAGTCACTCGAATCCAAGTTGGTTGTGTTCGGTGAGTGGAAGCTCTTGCCGCGTTCTTCCAAAAACCACATCGGACAGTGTGCCTCTCTGGGTGAAACCGCACGACGTGTGTTCATGGAGCCGAATAGTGTCTCTCACCACTCGGCTACTTTTCAAGTTGAAGTCTCTTAAGAATAAGTGTGGCGGATGAGTATGAATGTTGGCACATGGGTATTTCTGGTTTCCATGGTGCTGGAGGCGGTACACCGGCCCATTTGGCAAGGTTGTCAACTTCTGATTGGGTAGTGAAATTCAGCGAGGAGGCGGAATATTTTGAACAGCTGTGTGAATTCTCAAGATTTTGAGGGAACTGATTTCAATAGGCTAAAGCTACATCCACCCTTCtacgttttcatttaaaaacgcAGACCGTAGTATCTTGCTGCCTTTCATCCACACTTCCCCAGAGTATTCAGTCCCCAAAAATGAAGACTTTTGTAAATCCCCTCCCTGCCGTATACTTCTGAAAACTCCATTTTGGAGTCGCAGTGTGAATGAGTGTTACATAGTTTTGTAAATGAAGACCTGGGGTCTCCAACTCGGGTCCTGGAGATCagctatccagcaggttttctattcTGCCTGGCATTTTATGAGCCACACctattcctggtatttacctgaggacaggtgtggctcatcagaaaccAGGTAGGATAAAAACCCTATTGTACTGGGGACCTAAGTTGGCGATCACTGAGGTAGACTCTAAAAGCGTCCTAATTGGTCCTTACTCATGTCGTAGCTCACTCCTGATTTGACCCCACTAGTTATACCTTCTCATTGTCTGATTGGTCACCTGGTGACCCTACACAGAAGTAAGCAGTGTTCCAAGATGGTGGATATGGAAGAGCTGCATCCAGTGGCGATTTTTCCTGTTGCTGACTAGTATGCATCTAAATGGCGATATTTGcccaaaaataaacaattttCTTTTTCTCAATTTGTCTTAAAAAtgtacagagaaaaaaaaacgtgcACAATTGCAAAATTCAGCTTTACAAATAAGTGTATATGAAGGATTAACAAAAAAGGGACAGAAACTAAACATGACGAGAAaatcataaaatataaataaatacagagGGTGATTCAGTGTGAACCCTTTTCTCAGGACGGGAAATAACTGGAGCTCACCAGTTGAGCCTGGCAGGAGCCGTCAGCTTCCCCGTGTTCTGGTTGGCCGGAGCTGGGGCCGCAGTCTTCTGGGTGTTGGGTAAGTTTGatcatcattttcattttgctccagtttttttttttttaaatggaattttctgtatgTATTATGCATTTGCCAAAATTGTCGTCTTGCAGTAAAATTTGCAAATTACCCTATTTTTATACTTATGgggattcctttgtctttgagaGTTTGGAGCAGAAACCGGTACTTACCGGAATTCTTGTAGTGACATTTCTTTCAAATACTAATAATGATATTTGTAGGTAAAACTTTATTATTTAGTGTTCATTTTGTGTTAGGACATTGTGGCTCTCAGTatcctgtctgggctgtttaatAAGCAAGCAGTTGTACCTGCGTTCctatcctgtagggggcactgtGCTCACATTCTTCTGTCACACAGGGGCAACGCTTGCTGTGATTGGGTCGCATGCAGCTTTTCGCGAGCTGGACGGTGCTGACATGGAGGAGCTCATCATGGAACCAGTTTAACCTCTGACATGTTACCTATATCTTTTCACATCCCAGAAATGTCTTTTTATTGTCAATGTGACGGTTTCTCTTAAAGATCTTTTATAACGAGGACTTCAGCAATTAGGCTTGGAGACTGATGCTTATGTCCCTATGAAAAGAATGATTGACGTGTACCAAGCTGAGTGTTTTGGgggatataaatatatgtacttTGTGTAAATCTGTACTCATAATCTGAGAATgttctttcattttttaaaattggATTATACGTCACCATTTTATTACGACGGACAACATACTCGAATTTTGCCCTGCATGTGAAATGTAACCAAGTGGAGTGAAAATGCTATTGAGACAAAATGGCATCATGTTAGAACTTCTCTAATGTGCGAATGTCGCCCTCCACTGGCAGTCTCTGAACGCACTCGGGCTTCCCGCTCTATGCTGGCTTTTCTTCAAACCTCGTATTGTTCTGATTGATATGAAGTGACCGATGTGTTTCTCCTAACACATATTAGCTACAGATCCTATACAGAGTGTTATAGGTGTTGTGCAATTTAAAGTGACAATGTCAGTTTGTCAGTTTAACTCTACCTGTAATTAGTATTTAGCTTTATTTAACTATAGTAAATATTTTCACCTTTGGAATACAATGTACTTTTAAAGAACAAAAAGAAATGTTAAAGCACAAATAAAACCTAAGAATTCTAAAGTGGGCATATTTATCAGATTAAATAAGTCTCCAAGgctgaaatgaaaataaacccCCACAGAGGAAATGAAAGACAAGGGATGTGTGTGATTGCTGAGAGCAGAAAGATCATCTTTATAGTCATATTATGAACAAAAGATGAGttaacagaagcatgtcaggtgaTATTCGCTTCGCTGGCTTCTACTTTCTCCTAGTAGGATTTAAACCTATTAAGCTTTGTAATCTGTCCTTAGACATCAGTCGTATCTGGGCTATTAAACATGTACGTTTTATGTATCGACTGTTTAATCTATTAATCACCCCTTTCATATATTTGGCATAACATTTAGTAATGTTCAGGTGgattttgttaatgtattgtCACCTTATATCTGTGGGCTGTTTATATGTTTAttgctttgtatttttatttacagttCGGAAGTGCAATAAAATTTTGCCTGTGCAGCATTTCTTTGTAGTGagctgtgtgtatttgtgtacgATTGTGTGTCACCTTGCAAGGCTATGTATTTTTAATTCCCTCTATGTTCCCCTTCGGTGTCTCCTATTTCTGACTTCCTGATCCCCTTGTCCCTTTCTTCACATGCTCAAAGAAGCATCTCTGTCATTAGTTCTGACCCCGTTGACCTCAGCGCCATGACAACGGCCAATTCATCCCCTTTTTCTGTTGCCTAGGAGACAACCTTGGAGGATAGGCACTCACACACGCGCATTGCGCGCTCCGTGGCGAGCGATCGATATTCTGTTGTTCAGGGGTAATGGAATGAGAGAGATGGGTGCATTGCAGGGAGATGCCGGGGAGCCTTGTGGCTGAGCTAATGAGTAGCAGAGAGGGTAGGCGGGTTGTGCTGTGTCAGAGTAATTGTTCCTCGCCGTCATATGTAAGTGATGGTATAGATGGTCTCTTTTCTCTTCTGTACTTT
Protein-coding sequences here:
- the rabac1 gene encoding prenylated Rab acceptor protein 1, whose product is MDTKAGVPFSMEPGEPSAAGLFGKLWFTRGISGGVAKEWLERRRLAMRPWVSFVDQRKFSKPRNFGELCQRVVRNLDTYHSNYIFIFLGLILYCIISSPMLLIALAVFLGAFYIIHLKSLESKLVVFGREITGAHQLSLAGAVSFPVFWLAGAGAAVFWVLGATLAVIGSHAAFRELDGADMEELIMEPV